The following are encoded in a window of Maylandia zebra isolate NMK-2024a linkage group LG5, Mzebra_GT3a, whole genome shotgun sequence genomic DNA:
- the LOC101464667 gene encoding G-protein coupled receptor 22 has translation METEGYRDLLETSDGQGVGLLDGGSEVGVEEGWSTPYPLGFQVSLTTVLMLELVLGFSSNLTVLVLYCAQSNLVDSVSNLVTVNLHVLDILVCVLCLPLTVAVILLPANENGVSSLATLCCFHEACVTFTSVATAVNVLVISLDRYDISVRPASRLLTPRRAALLLATVWALSLAVFFLPFLEGDFFSSRAEDGEHEELERKNNDSQLITEQTTTFSSLFPSLLPTTTPPSPSQHLPPVWQNRTLLCVGGQGYYTGLAMYYHLLLQVPCFFIAVAVMLFTYSRILQALNIRIGSHMMRSTRAKDSTCRIRCRRQRKKNLSLPTEVVSSNQNQNLSHPSLIPSPTPTPTSPPPLSSMPQGMSDSGATVTTVSTAATTPIATTPATPVSPTPPSASAQTHANTPLPASSMGVQASVSAIIALRRAVRRHRDRRERQRRVLKMSLIIISTFLGCWAPLSAVNVLILCMGPSDSLVRLRLCFLAMAYGTTIFHPLLYAFTRQKLRRALKTRVKKRVVSLLQVDPAPSGGTVIHNSWVEGGGKRKNRKSRVEGSDGTDRCLTEAVRE, from the coding sequence ATGGAGACCGAAGGCTATCGTGACCTCCTGGAGACCAGTGATGGCCAGGGGGTAGGCCTGCTGGATGGAGGGAGTGAGGTGGGCGTGGAGGAGGGCTGGAGCACGCCCTACCCTCTGGGCTTTCAGGTGTCTCTGACCACTGTGCTGATGCTGGAGCTTGTGTTGGGCTTCAGCAGCAACCTGACTGTTCTTGTGCTGTACTGTGCTCAGTCCAACCTGGTGGACTCAGTCAGCAACCTGGTCACAGTCAACCTCCATGTGCTCGACATActggtgtgtgtgctgtgtctgCCACTCACTGTGGCTGTGATCCTGCTGCCAGCAAATGAAAATGGAGTTAGCAGCCTGGCCACACTTTGCTGCTTCCATGAGGCCTGTGTGACGTTCACTAGCGTGGCTACGGCAGTCAACGTGTTAGTAATCAGCTTGGACCGATATGACATCTCAGTGCGTCCAGCCAGTCGTCTGCTGACCCCCAGACGTGCTGCGCTACTCTTGGCAACTGTGTGGGCCTTGTCTCTGGCCGTTTTCTTCCTGCCCTTCCTTGAGGGGGACTTCTTCTCTTCAAGGGCTGAGGATGGTGAACATGAGGAGCTGGAAAGGAAGAACAATGACTCTCAGCTCATCACTGAACAGACCACCACTTTTTCCTCACTGTTCCCTTCCTTATTACCCACAACTACACCTCCATCCCCTTCACAACACCTGCCTCCAGTATGGCAGAACAGGACATTGCTTTGTGTTGGAGGGCAGGGGTATTACACAGGCTTGGCAATGTATTACCACCTGCTCCTCCAAGTGCCCTGCTTCTTTATCGCTGTGGCAGTTATGTTGTTCACTTACTCCAGGATCCTACAGGCTCTCAACATCCGCATCGGCTCTCACATGATGAGGAGTACCCGTGCAAAGGACTCCACCTGCAGGATACGCTGCAGGAGGCAGAGGAAGAAGAACTTAAGCCTGCCCACAGAGGTAGTGTCCTCCAACCAGAACCAGAACCTCAGTCATCCTTCCCTCATTCCCTCCCCCACGCCTACACCGACATCACCCCCGCCACTCTCCTCCATGCCCCAAGGgatgtctgacagtggagcaaCAGTCACCACTGTCAGCACTGCAGCGACCACCCCCATCGCAACCACACCCGCCACCCCAGTTTCTCCAACCCCACCTTCAGCCTCAGCTCAGACCCACGCCAACACACCACTGCCAGCTTCCTCCATGGGTGTACAGGCCTCAGTTTCTGCCATCATCGCTTTGCGGCGAGCAGTGCGGCGGCACCGGGACCGTCGGGAACGTCAGCGTCGCGTCCTAAAAATGTCCCTAATCATCATATCCACATTCCTCGGCTGCTGGGCTCCTCTGTCTGCAGTCAATGTTTTAATCCTGTGTATGGGTCCGAGCGACAGCCTGGTGCGGCTCCGTCTGTGCTTCCTGGCCATGGCTTATGGAACCACCATCTTTCATCCTTTGCTCTATGCTTTCACCAGGCAGAAACTGCGCCGCGCACTCAAAACACGTGTTAAGAAAAGGGTCGTTTCACTTCTGCAAGTGGACCCAGCTCCTAGTGGAGGGACAGTTATTCATAACTCTTGGGTAGAGGGAGGAGGCAAAAGAAAGAATCGCAAATCGCGGGTGGAGGGCAGTGATGGCACTGATCGGTGCCTCACAGAGGCAGTGAGGGAATGA